Proteins from a single region of Oryza brachyantha chromosome 6, ObraRS2, whole genome shotgun sequence:
- the LOC102721852 gene encoding probable homogentisate phytyltransferase 1, chloroplastic: MDSLRLRPSLLAARPGTAAAAPPPALPRRGHFLPPLCSIHPNGKGLDSLSSQRAQGLTLDQYQKLFGWKSSYHRIPHRPTASSADASGQPFHSGAEARDSASIWKPISSSLDAFYRFSRPHTVIGTALSIVSVSLLAVESLSDMSPLFLTGLLEAVVAALFMNIYIVGLNQLFDIEIDKVNKPTLPLASGEYSPATGVALVSAFAVMSFGLGWAVGSRPLFLALFISFILGTAYSINLPFLRWKRSAVVAALCILAVRAVIVQLAFFLHIQTFVFGRPAVFSRPLIFATAFMTFFSVVIALFKDIPDIEGDRIFGIRSFSVRLGQKKVFWICVGLLEMAYCVAILMGATSACLWSRYATVLGHAVLAAILWNRSRSLDLTSKTAITSFYMFIWKLFYAEYLLIPLVR; encoded by the exons GTCATTTTCTACCACCATTATGTTCTATCCACCCAAATGGTAAAGGGCTTGATTCTTTGTCCAGCCAAAGGGCCCAGGGGCTTACCTTGGATCAATATCAGAAATTATTCGGTTGGAAATCCTCCTACCACAGGATACCACATCGACCAACAGCTAGTTCTGCTGATGCTTCTGGACAACCATTCCATTCTGGAGCTGAAGCACGTGATTCGGCAAGCATATGGAAGCCAATATCATCTTCTCTGGATGCATTTTACAGGTTTTCTCGGCCGCATACTGTCATAGGAACA GCGCTTAGCATAGTCTCAGTTTCACTACTAGCTGTTGAGAGTTTGTCCGATATGTCTCCCTTGTTCCTCACTGGTTTACTGGAG GCAGTGGTAGCAGCTCTTTTCATGAACATCTATATTGTTGGTTTGAATCAGTTGTTTGACATAGAGATAGACAAG GTTAACAAGCCAACTCTTCCATTAGCATCTGGGGAATATTCTCCTGCGACTGGAGTTGCACTGGTGTCAGCCTTTGCTGTTATG AGCTTTGGCCTTGGATGGGCTGTTGGATCACGGCCTCTGTTCCTGGCACTTTTCATTAGCTTTATTCTTGGAACAGCATATTCGATCAAT CTGCCATTCTTGAGATGGAAGAGATCTGCTGTTGTTGCAGCACTTTGCATATTAGCAGTCCGTGCAGTGATTGTTCAGCTGGCATTTTTTCTCCACATTCAG ACATTTGTTTTCGGAAGACCAGCAGTCTTTTCCAGACCATTGATTTTTGCAACTGCATTCATGACCTTTTTCTCAGTTGTAATAGCACTATTCAAG GATATACCTGATATTGAAGGAGACCGTATTTTTGGTATTCGATCTTTCAGTGTTCGGTTAGGTCAAAAGAAG GTTTTCTGGATTTGTGTTGGTCTACTTGAGATGGCTTATTGTGTTGCAATATTGATGGGAGCTACTTCTGCCTGTTTGTGGAGCAGATACGCAACT GTGTTGGGGCATGCAGTCCTTGCTGCAATCTTATGGAACCGTTCGCGATCACTTGATTTGACCAGCAAAACTGCAATCACTTCTTTTTACATGTTTATCTGGAAG CTGTTCTACGCGGAATATCTCCTCATTCCTCTTGTAAGATGA